A stretch of the Leptospiraceae bacterium genome encodes the following:
- a CDS encoding Hpt domain-containing protein, translating to MTDSKAEILVEISKDLEDLIPEYIDSMNSSIEYIEGLVKSNNLVEVKSEAHKMKGHGGAYGFRYISDIGLLIEGFAKEGKNELILKCLQELKNYMRSIKIEFREDE from the coding sequence ATGACTGATTCAAAAGCAGAGATTTTAGTAGAAATTTCCAAAGATTTAGAGGATTTAATCCCCGAATACATTGATTCGATGAATAGCTCTATTGAATATATTGAAGGCTTAGTAAAATCCAACAATCTAGTGGAAGTAAAAAGTGAAGCACATAAAATGAAAGGGCACGGAGGTGCTTACGGGTTTCGCTATATTTCGGATATAGGGCTTTTAATTGAAGGGTTTGCGAAAGAAGGAAAAAATGAACTAATCTTAAAATGTTTACAAGAATTGAAAAACTATATGAGGAGCATTAAAATTGAATTCAGAGAGGATGAATAA
- a CDS encoding patatin family protein, whose product MNLPFNKDKSAKALIVEGGGMRGAFAGGVLSAMCKYHPADNFDLVIGVSAGSCSLAYYTIEEEHKPFSKQTILDIWKNELDGSKFISLMNFLKGKKPLDQKYLIDYLLGEKYRLRAEILHKESTVPFYVVVSNLNTLLPEYVRASKDNILQLLKAATSLPIATRGKEWLGQKLYTDGGVMDPIPIKAVIAAGYRDITVVLNKSRDHFSMPVGKIVSFLSFPTLPNVAKFLREKHHLAYNEAKAIINNPPRGIKIKILEPEHKIDIGLTTTNKKSLIQTVNHGWEVAYRMFNHKNKRRAKSHK is encoded by the coding sequence ATGAATTTACCATTTAATAAAGATAAATCAGCAAAGGCTTTAATTGTAGAAGGTGGCGGAATGCGCGGAGCCTTTGCGGGCGGTGTGCTTTCTGCTATGTGCAAATACCACCCAGCGGATAATTTCGATTTGGTAATTGGAGTGTCGGCTGGTTCGTGTTCTCTTGCATATTATACGATTGAAGAAGAGCATAAACCATTTTCCAAGCAAACGATTCTAGATATTTGGAAAAATGAATTAGATGGCTCCAAATTCATTTCCCTGATGAATTTTTTAAAGGGAAAAAAACCACTGGATCAAAAGTATTTAATTGACTATCTTCTAGGTGAGAAGTATAGACTTCGAGCTGAAATCTTGCACAAAGAATCTACAGTTCCATTTTACGTTGTGGTGTCTAATCTGAATACTCTGCTTCCTGAATATGTAAGAGCGAGTAAGGATAATATACTGCAATTATTAAAAGCAGCGACTTCCCTGCCGATAGCCACGAGAGGCAAAGAATGGCTGGGACAAAAACTGTATACGGATGGGGGAGTAATGGATCCGATTCCTATCAAGGCAGTAATTGCAGCAGGCTATAGGGATATAACAGTCGTATTAAATAAATCAAGAGACCATTTCTCTATGCCTGTTGGAAAAATAGTAAGTTTTCTTTCGTTTCCAACGCTACCAAATGTAGCTAAGTTCTTGCGAGAAAAACACCACTTAGCGTACAACGAAGCAAAGGCTATTATAAATAACCCACCGCGCGGAATAAAAATAAAAATACTAGAACCAGAACATAAGATAGATATAGGTCTGACTACGACAAATAAAAAATCTTTAATACAGACTGTGAATCATGGTTGGGAAGTCGCCTATCGCATGTTCAATCATAAAAACAAGCGACGAGCTAAATCCCATAAGTAA
- a CDS encoding O-antigen ligase family protein: protein MNSERMNKIFLVFLQIAIISCAISVSLSQLFLFLTFILFFFTKGKESIRLTAISVLSFGVFGFYFLSFFFHFATGGELSYIGAIKGSELKDVLLFSAFLIVQNLKTEEEIAKVEKAFWILLIVLLITGFFSIFSPIRLSRLVSDLFKPSPNWKFAHHYGNLLGIGIHLPIGLMNTHLTYAGIFLLFAPFVFFRFLFSIREKKNILFNFSILILFGMIALLNNARSALLGASIAIFIGFVDLLFIQKYFSLKKSIKYLGIFLVGVGLILGLLFFNETMAKTIQPLLGQEKHTDSGRTFIWSSTFPMIQENPLLGVGPGNYGKQVEINRKKLSEEYKELLFFFEVTQRGHAHNDFLHLAAIAGLPAMLLYVLLGSVIGYSLLKGRLTRKDSILFYGLVGFFFAGLFQCYFQDDEVVIVFWYLLGFFHLKLNRGMTTNV from the coding sequence TTGAATTCAGAGAGGATGAATAAAATATTTCTTGTATTTCTTCAAATAGCAATTATCTCCTGTGCAATATCTGTTTCCCTCAGCCAGTTATTCTTGTTTCTTACTTTCATCCTATTTTTTTTTACGAAGGGCAAAGAGTCTATTCGTCTAACAGCGATATCTGTCTTATCCTTTGGTGTATTCGGGTTCTACTTTTTATCCTTTTTTTTTCATTTTGCTACTGGCGGTGAATTGTCATATATTGGTGCCATCAAGGGAAGCGAACTAAAAGATGTATTATTATTTTCTGCCTTTTTAATAGTTCAAAATTTAAAAACCGAAGAAGAAATTGCAAAAGTAGAGAAGGCGTTTTGGATTTTACTGATTGTTCTTCTTATCACTGGATTTTTTTCTATCTTTAGTCCAATAAGGCTTTCTCGATTAGTCTCTGACTTATTTAAGCCTTCTCCTAATTGGAAATTCGCTCACCATTATGGAAATTTACTTGGAATTGGAATTCATTTACCAATTGGTCTTATGAATACACATTTGACATATGCTGGCATATTCCTACTATTCGCACCATTTGTGTTTTTTAGATTTTTATTTTCCATTCGAGAAAAGAAAAACATATTATTTAATTTTTCCATTTTAATTTTATTTGGAATGATTGCTTTATTGAATAATGCTCGCTCTGCTTTACTTGGAGCCTCTATTGCTATTTTCATTGGCTTTGTAGATTTGCTTTTTATTCAGAAATACTTTTCATTAAAAAAAAGTATTAAGTATCTTGGTATTTTTCTTGTTGGAGTTGGACTTATTCTTGGACTACTTTTTTTTAATGAAACAATGGCTAAGACCATTCAACCACTTCTAGGTCAAGAAAAGCATACAGACTCCGGTAGAACTTTTATCTGGTCTTCTACATTTCCAATGATTCAAGAAAATCCACTTTTAGGTGTAGGTCCCGGAAATTATGGCAAGCAAGTAGAGATCAACCGCAAAAAATTGAGTGAAGAATATAAGGAGTTGCTTTTCTTTTTTGAAGTAACGCAGAGAGGTCATGCACATAATGATTTTTTACATCTTGCGGCTATTGCGGGTTTGCCGGCAATGCTTCTTTATGTTTTACTTGGTTCGGTGATTGGATATTCTTTACTGAAAGGCAGACTAACTAGAAAAGATAGCATTTTGTTTTATGGGCTTGTAGGTTTTTTCTTTGCAGGACTTTTTCAATGTTACTTTCAAGACGATGAAGTCGTAATAGTGTTTTGGTATCTACTCGGATTCTTTCATCTGAAATTAAACCGGGGAATGACTACTAACGTATAA
- a CDS encoding MBOAT family protein produces the protein MLFNSIPFLILFLFTYLLYWNIDDKYKKYVLAGSSFLFYLYYDVLATVHFFTVIAVNFYFSEKMFIAKQKGEDTGKLLKIILGLNLVNLAFFKYFYFLLDSFFSLTNSQMFKDLSSSVNIILPLAISFYTFQLIAIQVDIHRGRVLEKITFFDYTIFIIFFPQLIAGPIMRTSDFLPRLSKPVITSDSMKSGIFLLIIGLFKKVVIADNVGSLIAPVYMDPDKYHFVSIFIAFLGFAAQVYSDFSGYTDMARGLALLLGFEIPENFTGPFYSASFSELWSRWHITLSTWLRDYLYIPLGGNAKGFHMSNVNMFITMVLGGLWHGANLAFILWGAYFGIILWIERIFFSKGYSLVPKNPILLFFKRMFVFVLFSLSAIFFRSGAYGTDSSAVMYKLASDFFGMNKGRGISGRDEVILYIFLALLLNFFQYNPQIVSRWKKYQNFLLPVASLLIFLLLGLFGDGGGDFIYFQF, from the coding sequence ATGCTTTTTAATTCTATTCCTTTTTTAATTCTATTTCTATTTACGTATCTCCTTTATTGGAATATTGATGATAAGTATAAAAAGTATGTCCTAGCTGGTTCTTCCTTTCTTTTCTATTTATACTACGATGTGTTAGCTACAGTTCATTTCTTCACTGTCATTGCTGTGAATTTCTATTTTAGTGAAAAAATGTTCATCGCAAAACAGAAAGGTGAGGATACAGGCAAACTGTTAAAAATAATTCTTGGTCTTAATCTTGTAAATCTTGCCTTCTTCAAATACTTTTACTTTTTACTGGATTCTTTTTTTAGCTTAACCAATTCTCAGATGTTCAAGGATCTGTCTTCTTCGGTTAATATTATTTTACCACTCGCAATTAGTTTTTATACCTTTCAACTGATTGCAATTCAAGTAGATATTCATAGAGGTAGAGTTCTTGAAAAAATTACATTCTTTGATTATACAATATTCATAATTTTCTTTCCGCAATTGATTGCCGGACCAATTATGAGAACTTCAGATTTTCTTCCGCGCTTAAGTAAGCCAGTCATTACTTCAGATTCTATGAAGAGCGGCATATTCCTGTTAATCATTGGGCTTTTTAAAAAAGTAGTCATTGCTGATAATGTGGGTTCTCTCATTGCTCCTGTTTATATGGATCCAGATAAATATCATTTTGTTTCGATATTCATTGCTTTTTTGGGTTTTGCTGCACAGGTCTATTCTGATTTTAGTGGCTATACGGATATGGCTCGCGGACTTGCTCTTCTTTTAGGTTTTGAAATACCGGAAAATTTTACAGGTCCATTTTATTCGGCTTCATTTTCAGAGTTATGGTCTAGATGGCATATCACTCTTTCTACCTGGTTACGGGATTACCTTTATATACCACTTGGTGGAAATGCAAAAGGCTTTCACATGAGCAATGTAAATATGTTCATTACGATGGTACTAGGAGGGTTATGGCATGGTGCAAATCTCGCCTTTATACTCTGGGGTGCTTACTTTGGCATAATCCTTTGGATAGAAAGAATTTTCTTTAGCAAAGGTTACAGTCTTGTTCCTAAGAATCCAATTTTACTTTTCTTTAAGAGAATGTTTGTGTTCGTATTGTTTTCTCTCTCTGCCATTTTCTTTCGAAGTGGTGCCTATGGAACTGATTCATCGGCAGTCATGTATAAATTAGCGTCTGATTTCTTTGGAATGAATAAGGGGAGAGGAATTTCTGGAAGAGATGAAGTCATCCTTTATATCTTTCTTGCCTTGTTGCTTAATTTTTTCCAATACAATCCACAGATTGTATCTCGATGGAAAAAATATCAGAATTTTCTACTTCCAGTCGCATCCCTATTGATTTTCTTACTGTTGGGTCTTTTTGGGGACGGGGGCGGCGATTTCATTTACTTCCAGTTTTAA
- the sppA gene encoding signal peptide peptidase SppA, producing the protein MFINSIFPKRRHSILILFSIFYLNACIIGNSIKFPSLGPEREAELTEHIMEGVDKDKILILSIDGVISENPSGGNIFGGGGSESTVSAIINDLFKASFDRDIKGIILKVNSPGGTVTGSDLIYRELMKHKATTGIPIVALFMDKAASGGYYVAMSADKIVSLPTAVTGSVGVILSGFNVKEGLDKIGVKDQSITSGANKAIGSPFAEMKPEQKAILQSIVNNLYERFFNIVKMNRQNVSDAKLREICDGRIFTADQALKEGMIDKIGYFEETVAELMKMDKYARIATPNNSRPRIVYYSHFKQKVRSVYQILAEESNTFGALESILKTTTEVKFMYLWSY; encoded by the coding sequence ATGTTTATAAATTCAATCTTTCCTAAAAGAAGGCATTCCATTCTAATCCTTTTTTCTATCTTTTATTTGAACGCGTGCATTATTGGAAATTCAATTAAATTTCCCTCTCTAGGTCCCGAGCGTGAAGCGGAGCTTACCGAACATATAATGGAAGGAGTAGATAAAGATAAAATTTTAATCCTTTCTATTGATGGAGTAATCTCGGAAAATCCAAGTGGCGGAAATATTTTCGGGGGAGGCGGGAGTGAATCAACAGTATCCGCTATTATCAACGATCTTTTTAAAGCTAGTTTCGATAGAGACATCAAAGGAATTATCTTAAAGGTAAATTCGCCCGGAGGCACTGTTACCGGAAGTGATCTGATCTATCGAGAATTAATGAAACACAAAGCAACAACGGGAATTCCAATCGTCGCATTATTTATGGATAAAGCTGCGAGTGGGGGTTATTACGTCGCTATGTCAGCGGATAAAATTGTTTCTCTCCCGACTGCTGTGACTGGTTCTGTTGGAGTTATACTATCAGGGTTTAATGTAAAAGAAGGACTTGATAAGATTGGTGTAAAAGATCAGTCGATTACTTCTGGTGCGAATAAAGCCATCGGCTCTCCTTTTGCGGAAATGAAACCAGAACAAAAAGCGATTTTGCAATCTATAGTTAATAATCTATACGAAAGATTTTTCAATATAGTAAAAATGAATCGTCAGAATGTTTCAGATGCAAAGCTAAGAGAAATCTGTGATGGAAGAATTTTTACTGCCGATCAGGCATTAAAAGAAGGGATGATAGATAAAATTGGTTACTTTGAAGAGACTGTCGCTGAGCTAATGAAAATGGATAAGTATGCAAGAATTGCAACACCAAATAATTCTAGACCACGAATTGTCTATTACTCTCATTTCAAGCAAAAAGTCCGTAGCGTCTACCAAATATTAGCCGAAGAGTCCAATACTTTCGGTGCTCTGGAAAGTATTCTTAAGACTACTACAGAAGTAAAATTTATGTATCTCTGGTCTTATTAA
- a CDS encoding Ig-like domain-containing protein — MKFIKNILVINILLFFIGCTAWPALIPVPPGKKKTSVYPIPLPGQTTSTVAAVRIADDKLAALANIKMAPTNTKQLKAIDKTGKEIATGITWKTSDGTIAGVDPASGLVTAVKVGDVIITATETSSSSAGTLNISITATGASILAFDGKEFKELSYIPGQQTSEAK; from the coding sequence ATGAAATTCATTAAAAATATTTTAGTAATCAATATATTACTATTTTTTATTGGTTGCACGGCATGGCCTGCACTTATCCCAGTTCCACCCGGAAAGAAAAAAACATCCGTTTATCCTATTCCCCTTCCAGGTCAAACCACATCGACTGTAGCAGCAGTTCGAATTGCAGATGATAAACTTGCAGCGCTAGCAAATATAAAAATGGCTCCTACAAATACAAAGCAACTAAAAGCAATTGATAAGACAGGAAAGGAAATCGCAACGGGTATCACTTGGAAAACGAGCGATGGAACAATTGCAGGCGTAGATCCTGCCTCCGGACTAGTTACGGCAGTAAAAGTGGGTGATGTTATTATCACCGCCACTGAAACTTCCTCTTCTAGTGCTGGAACATTGAACATTTCTATTACAGCGACGGGCGCATCCATACTAGCCTTTGATGGAAAAGAATTTAAAGAGTTAAGTTATATCCCTGGACAACAAACAAGCGAGGCGAAATAA
- a CDS encoding serine/threonine-protein phosphatase, which produces MRNKMTNPFSVYKQRKYTIILKNSILLFFSLILVFFLDQMNFIKIGHSIFWLCYNFICIIAFFLLNFPELKYLKSLLDLLNYFHTSESHSLDFVNLNLQTFVFPLNLNDENFEVFGKLQPATYLGGDIINHARDREGNYWFAVGDASGHDLNSHLFSMMILNQMNYLVNLAKTPKEMNAMMNQVLKERIQSYPIPVNSYASLGLLKADPNGKFQHYGLHPNFLLYRADKKDIEIIETSGHFIGIEVSNAFHSNSKEDHEDRSFTMDKGDILFCFTDGLFEQRNKERKYFGYRLYEFIKTEDKSNFPQFAKRLFDSVREFAGTKNIDDDMTILIIRKK; this is translated from the coding sequence TTGAGAAATAAGATGACGAATCCATTTAGCGTCTACAAACAGCGTAAATATACAATTATTTTAAAGAATAGTATTCTATTATTTTTTTCGCTCATACTCGTTTTTTTCCTTGATCAAATGAATTTTATCAAGATAGGTCATAGTATATTCTGGCTTTGTTATAATTTTATTTGCATTATAGCCTTTTTCCTTTTGAATTTCCCTGAGCTTAAATATTTGAAGAGTCTTTTAGATTTATTGAATTACTTTCATACAAGCGAGAGTCATTCTTTAGATTTTGTAAACTTGAACCTTCAAACTTTTGTCTTTCCACTCAATCTAAATGATGAAAACTTTGAAGTATTCGGAAAACTACAACCGGCAACGTATCTGGGTGGAGATATTATCAATCATGCGCGTGACAGAGAAGGAAACTATTGGTTTGCTGTTGGGGATGCCTCCGGTCATGATTTAAACTCTCATCTATTCAGTATGATGATATTAAATCAAATGAACTATCTAGTCAATTTAGCTAAGACTCCGAAAGAGATGAATGCAATGATGAATCAAGTCTTAAAGGAGAGAATCCAAAGTTATCCTATTCCTGTAAATAGCTATGCCTCCCTGGGATTATTGAAAGCAGATCCAAATGGAAAATTTCAGCACTATGGGCTGCATCCTAATTTTCTTTTGTATAGAGCGGATAAGAAAGATATTGAGATTATTGAAACGAGCGGACATTTTATAGGGATCGAAGTATCGAATGCATTTCACTCTAATTCAAAAGAAGATCATGAGGATAGGTCATTTACTATGGACAAGGGAGATATTCTTTTTTGTTTTACAGATGGTTTATTTGAACAGAGAAACAAAGAGCGAAAGTATTTTGGTTATCGTTTATACGAGTTTATTAAAACAGAAGATAAGAGTAATTTTCCTCAATTTGCTAAAAGATTATTTGATTCAGTTCGAGAGTTTGCAGGAACAAAGAACATTGATGATGATATGACAATTCTTATTATACGAAAGAAGTAA
- the fsa gene encoding fructose-6-phosphate aldolase, producing the protein MKLFLDTADTTEISKIADLGLLDGVTTNPSIIAASKRKFKEVIKEICNITNGPVSAEVIAIDYAGMLAEALDLSEIAENVVIKIPLIPEGIKCVSELSKRNIKTNVTLCFSAPQALLAAKVGATYISPFIGRLDDISFNGLDLISEIRTIYDNYSFETKILAASIRHPIHFKEVALEGADAVTLPYSTFQMLFKHPLTDLGLSKFLEDAKKIVH; encoded by the coding sequence ATGAAATTATTCTTAGATACAGCCGACACAACAGAGATTTCTAAAATTGCTGACTTAGGTCTACTCGATGGAGTTACAACGAATCCGAGTATCATTGCAGCCAGCAAAAGAAAGTTCAAAGAAGTTATAAAAGAAATTTGTAATATTACGAATGGACCAGTAAGTGCAGAGGTAATTGCAATAGATTATGCCGGAATGCTTGCTGAAGCACTCGATCTTTCTGAAATCGCAGAGAATGTAGTGATTAAGATTCCTCTCATCCCGGAAGGAATTAAATGCGTATCAGAGCTTTCCAAGAGAAACATCAAAACAAATGTCACACTTTGCTTCTCTGCACCACAAGCCTTGTTAGCCGCTAAAGTCGGGGCTACTTATATTTCTCCCTTCATCGGTAGGCTTGATGATATTTCTTTTAATGGTTTGGATTTAATTTCGGAAATAAGAACGATTTACGATAATTACAGCTTTGAAACGAAGATACTTGCTGCTTCTATTCGTCATCCGATTCATTTTAAAGAAGTTGCATTGGAAGGAGCAGATGCGGTGACTCTTCCTTATTCTACATTTCAAATGCTTTTCAAACATCCGTTAACGGATCTAGGACTTTCTAAGTTCTTGGAAGACGCAAAGAAAATTGTGCATTAA
- a CDS encoding STAS domain-containing protein, producing MFKSEVEVVNGVCTISLNGNISLKNAIQLKELIMKQVDNGILDIVLDFGENVYIDSSGIGAIFNSQKYVNEKNGILKIKNIGHETMTILKIANLDKHLNII from the coding sequence ATGTTTAAATCAGAAGTCGAAGTAGTCAACGGTGTATGTACAATCTCCTTAAACGGAAATATTAGCTTAAAAAATGCTATCCAGCTTAAAGAGCTAATCATGAAACAGGTAGATAATGGTATTTTGGATATAGTATTGGATTTTGGTGAAAATGTATATATTGATTCATCCGGTATTGGAGCCATCTTTAATTCACAAAAATACGTGAATGAAAAGAATGGAATTCTAAAGATTAAGAATATTGGACACGAAACGATGACTATCCTCAAGATTGCAAATCTGGATAAGCATCTTAATATTATATAA
- a CDS encoding MBL fold metallo-hydrolase gives MKIKFWGVRGSIASPSSGKAIKAKVEKILAMATPADIQSQDSIKSFLDTLNFSILNTYGGNTTCLEIRDSKNNLFIIDGGTGLRELGNSILMEGFLEGKGRANWIFTHTHWDHLQGIPFFVPLYIPGNRFDFYTSIDGLEERIKYQHRNTHFPVPYEALSATKNYSFVQEGDTVQIDNISLLSKSVRHPGGSYSYKMTEGDKTFIFASDAEFNIDEMENIDLYIEYFRGADVLVFDTQYTFDESLKKIDWGHSSASIATDIALKAGVKQLVMFHHDPSYDDDKLDAVYLRALNYKEMFDKNNALDIIMAYEGLEIEI, from the coding sequence ATGAAAATTAAATTTTGGGGCGTCCGAGGCTCTATTGCCTCTCCTAGTTCAGGCAAGGCAATTAAGGCTAAAGTCGAGAAAATCCTTGCAATGGCAACTCCTGCAGACATTCAAAGTCAGGATTCAATTAAAAGCTTTCTAGATACATTGAATTTTTCTATCCTTAATACTTACGGTGGAAACACAACTTGTCTGGAAATTCGTGATTCAAAGAATAATCTTTTTATTATAGATGGTGGAACCGGATTGAGAGAGTTGGGTAATTCGATTTTAATGGAAGGATTCCTTGAGGGAAAAGGCAGGGCGAATTGGATATTTACTCATACACACTGGGATCATCTACAGGGGATTCCATTTTTTGTTCCGCTTTATATTCCCGGGAATCGTTTTGATTTTTATACCTCTATCGACGGGTTAGAAGAACGTATCAAATACCAGCACCGAAATACTCATTTCCCTGTTCCTTACGAAGCGTTATCTGCAACAAAGAATTATTCTTTTGTGCAAGAAGGGGATACAGTTCAAATTGATAATATTTCCCTTCTTTCCAAATCAGTGCGTCATCCGGGTGGAAGTTATTCCTATAAGATGACAGAAGGCGATAAAACGTTCATCTTTGCGTCTGACGCAGAGTTTAATATTGATGAAATGGAAAATATTGATCTTTATATCGAATATTTTCGTGGGGCAGATGTATTAGTATTTGATACCCAATACACATTTGATGAGTCCTTAAAGAAAATCGACTGGGGTCATAGCTCTGCATCTATCGCAACAGATATTGCTCTCAAAGCTGGCGTAAAACAACTCGTAATGTTTCACCATGATCCATCTTATGATGATGACAAACTAGATGCAGTCTATCTCCGCGCTCTCAATTACAAAGAAATGTTTGATAAAAACAATGCACTCGATATTATCATGGCTTATGAAGGTCTTGAGATAGAAATATAG
- a CDS encoding HDOD domain-containing protein — protein MEFQLILCCALILFNTTMASEIPLGVNPRKMIPYNVLIADDSITERKLIQQFLKSADFTIIGEAINGEEAIHKLTALHGQVDILCIDYRMPDMNGAEVIQQLRPLFPKLIIILITAHTEKEIVEEAVRLKVNAFLVKPISKSSVYEKLTFLLGRRDLADKMVVGYKPGAIKLSEIQIPPLRDVMNRVITFDSKKFGGSAELETIIAPDKALSADILRIANSSFYGRPGTVDTLKTAITLIGLTTIKNIVVLQFRKNFTKNLPQALFKKHLNEIPLLTGLIAMDLTAPLNLKNLNDQIVVSSTLRKVGMTILAQNLKLRYLDIIKLFEYGSKPLAQLEREELNIDHIQIGIKVFKLWKMPRSLQKIVANQSFALKDIQEVADIDRLLRIAEIFAMQMLGVTINEEDIEILSTTLQFYRAPEELAALFNEDYYTNIKSHPFFDSLQS, from the coding sequence TTGGAATTTCAGTTGATTCTTTGCTGTGCATTAATATTGTTTAATACGACTATGGCAAGTGAAATTCCACTCGGGGTAAATCCCCGAAAAATGATTCCCTATAATGTTTTGATTGCAGATGATTCCATTACAGAGCGCAAATTGATTCAGCAATTTCTAAAATCAGCAGATTTTACGATCATTGGTGAAGCCATTAATGGGGAAGAAGCGATTCATAAATTGACTGCACTTCATGGGCAGGTAGATATTCTATGCATTGATTATCGAATGCCGGATATGAATGGGGCAGAAGTCATTCAACAACTGCGCCCCCTTTTTCCTAAGTTGATTATTATTCTGATTACAGCACACACTGAAAAGGAAATTGTAGAGGAGGCAGTAAGACTAAAAGTTAATGCTTTCCTTGTTAAGCCAATTTCGAAATCATCCGTCTATGAAAAGCTGACTTTTCTTTTGGGAAGAAGAGATCTCGCGGACAAGATGGTAGTCGGCTATAAGCCAGGTGCCATTAAGCTAAGTGAAATTCAAATTCCACCTTTGCGTGATGTAATGAATCGAGTTATTACATTTGATTCAAAAAAATTTGGGGGAAGTGCAGAGCTCGAAACCATTATCGCTCCTGACAAAGCTTTGAGTGCTGATATACTACGAATTGCGAATTCCAGTTTTTATGGTAGACCAGGAACCGTGGATACATTGAAGACAGCGATTACTTTGATTGGTCTAACTACAATTAAAAATATTGTAGTTCTTCAATTTCGGAAAAATTTCACAAAGAATTTACCACAAGCTTTGTTTAAGAAGCATTTGAATGAAATACCTTTGCTAACCGGTCTTATTGCAATGGACTTAACTGCCCCGCTGAATCTAAAGAATCTCAATGATCAAATTGTTGTCAGTTCCACTCTTAGGAAAGTTGGTATGACTATATTAGCACAAAATCTTAAGCTTAGGTATTTAGACATTATTAAATTATTTGAATATGGGTCAAAACCATTAGCCCAACTAGAAAGAGAAGAACTGAACATTGATCATATACAAATTGGAATCAAAGTTTTTAAACTCTGGAAAATGCCTAGAAGTCTACAAAAAATAGTGGCTAATCAGTCTTTTGCGCTTAAGGATATACAGGAAGTAGCGGATATAGACAGGTTGCTTAGAATTGCTGAAATTTTTGCAATGCAAATGTTAGGTGTAACGATTAATGAGGAAGATATTGAAATTTTATCAACTACACTTCAATTCTATAGAGCGCCGGAAGAATTAGCAGCATTGTTCAACGAAGATTATTACACAAATATAAAAAGTCATCCATTCTTTGATTCGTTACAATCGTAG
- a CDS encoding lysophospholipid acyltransferase family protein, whose protein sequence is MKYIVVSHIVKFILSFWFLFIRKQKYFVPEETEKYLKQKNGFIFAGWHNQILSLTRHVAHYLQRDRHILLTPLVSLSKDGEFIYQTFLRFKMESVRGSTSRGGSTALRQILKAIKEGRVPIFTPDGPRGPALKVQTGVIQMASLTRLPIITFYSKFDEYYEFKSWDRQRFPKFLAREWVDYSEPFFVPEKIENYEEYALELEKRMIEQMSRLDKIVEDAKSSR, encoded by the coding sequence ATGAAATATATTGTCGTCAGTCATATTGTAAAATTTATTTTGTCTTTTTGGTTTCTATTCATTCGAAAACAAAAATACTTTGTTCCTGAAGAAACAGAAAAATATTTAAAGCAAAAGAATGGTTTTATATTTGCAGGCTGGCACAATCAAATTCTATCTCTTACAAGGCACGTGGCTCATTATTTACAAAGAGATAGACATATCCTATTAACACCCTTGGTTTCTCTTTCTAAAGATGGAGAGTTTATCTACCAAACGTTTCTTCGATTTAAAATGGAATCAGTGCGAGGCTCTACAAGTCGTGGTGGATCTACTGCACTTCGCCAAATTTTAAAAGCAATCAAAGAAGGGCGTGTTCCGATATTTACTCCTGACGGACCTCGCGGACCTGCTTTAAAGGTTCAAACTGGTGTGATTCAAATGGCTTCTCTTACTAGGCTTCCAATTATAACTTTCTACTCTAAGTTTGATGAATACTATGAATTCAAAAGTTGGGATAGACAGAGATTCCCTAAATTCTTAGCAAGAGAATGGGTGGATTATTCGGAACCTTTTTTTGTCCCAGAGAAAATCGAAAATTATGAAGAGTATGCGCTAGAATTAGAGAAGCGAATGATAGAACAGATGTCTCGCTTGGATAAAATTGTAGAAGACGCTAAATCATCGAGGTAA